TGACACAGTCGTTCTTGGTTTGTTGCCCCGGGCTGGCGAGCCGGGGCCCCCTCATTTTCAGAGGGGCTACGGGGTGATATGAGTGATTGAAGCGTATGACCCGGTGTTCAGCAGGCGATTCTGGAAACAGAAAGAAGGGATCGTCATGAAGCAGCAGGTGGAAACGTTCGAACTCCATATCCGCGAGATTGAAGAGAGTGACTACTACGCTCTCGCAGACGGCGGCATCCGGAAAATATGTCGGGTGGAAACGACACTGGGGCTGTTTGAGTTCGTCGAAGCTGCAGATCGTTCTGGGGAGCGGCGGTTCGTGGTCACGGCCTCACGCCATCGCGGAGGCGAATCCTATTTCTTGCTGGAGTTGCCCGCGTTCTACGAACTTATCAAGCTGTGGGTGCTCTCTCAGGAGGAGAACTTTGATGCGGTCGTCACCTCACAGGAGAAACCGAGGACTGTGCTCGTAAACGCGCTCAATCAACTCCTCGGTGAATGAGAACCTTTGGGAAAGTGCCGCTGTTGCCGATGGTCGGATGGACTAGCTCAAACCCATAGATGTGTCATCTGTTGTCAGGTATGCTCACCATGTCACTCTCACCGTCCGTCGGTGTCCCAATTGCCGGAGGCGTTTTCTTTTTTGACCTTGATTGTCAGTCCCCCACGTACTCTTCGACACACTCCGGCAGGTTATTGTTCACGTTTCCCACCATCGGATGAACTGGGTAGGCGTACATCTCCTCGGCCGGATATGGTCTGAGTAGTTGCGTTATCAAGTCCGTGTCGGTCACTGTGTGATCCAGCCATAAATCCTCGTCTTCCCGGCGAAGGATGGCCGGCATGCGGTTATGGATGGCCGACATGAATTCATTTGGCTCAGTTGTGATGATGGTACAACTGCTAATCTTTTGCGCTCCGTCCCGGGAAATCCACGAATCGTACAGCCCTGCGAAGCCGAATACCTTTCGGTCTTTCAGCCGAATACGCAGCGGCCTTTTGGTGTCACCGTGACTCTGCCACTCATAAAACCCGTCCGCCGGAATAATGCACCGTTTTCGAGGGACGAGTCGTTTCCACGTTGCGTTCTTCAAGAGCGTTTCTGCTCTGGCGTTGAATGTCGCGAACTTGGGTTTTGCTGATTCCGACCAGGGCGGGACAAGCCCCCACCTCAGTGAACCGATGCGACGCTCCGTACCATCTGAAACG
Above is a genomic segment from Alicyclobacillus cycloheptanicus containing:
- a CDS encoding SOS response-associated peptidase — encoded protein: MLVEFGIVSSDFVLRPRYNIAPTQDVAAVVSDGTERRIGSLRWGLVPPWSESAKPKFATFNARAETLLKNATWKRLVPRKRCIIPADGFYEWQSHGDTKRPLRIRLKDRKVFGFAGLYDSWISRDGAQKISSCTIITTEPNEFMSAIHNRMPAILRREDEDLWLDHTVTDTDLITQLLRPYPAEEMYAYPVHPMVGNVNNNLPECVEEYVGD